Below is a window of Acidobacteriota bacterium DNA.
CGTTCAGGGAACCAGCCAGTACGGCATGCAGACCTTCGACCAGTCGCTCTACCTGCTGTACAAGAACGGCCTCATCACGCTCGAGGAAGCCCTGCGTCGGGCCACAAACCCGGACGAGTTCAAGCTCAAGATTCAGGGTATTCAGAGCACCGCGGACATTTCGCGGGAGGAGATGGAGGGTGTTCTCGAGCTGGGCGCCGAGACCGATCTCGACCCCTTCGCCGAAGAGTCGCCGTTCGAGTTCGGTAACGAAAGCTGAGGTCGCCGGTACGACCGAGAGCCCCGTCGGATCGCTGGCCCGCGGTGAGGGTGGCTGATGCCTCGAAAAAAAAGATCCGCCTATCAGATTGCCCTCGACCTCTTGTCCCGCCGCGATCATTTTCAGAACGAGTTGGTCGAAAAACTGCGATCCAGGGACGTGCCTGCCGATGAAATCGATGCTGCGATCGCACGTTGTGCACAGCTCGACCTGATCAACGACCACAGGGTTGCGGAACGGTTTGTCGAAATCCGTGCGGCCGACCGGGGATGGGGTCCGCACCGGCTGGCCGCCGAGCTCCGACAGCGGGGGATTTCGGCCGAGGATGCGGAACGGCTTTCGGACCTGCCAGCGGATCTGGCGGCTGCCGCGATGCGAACGGCCCTCCGAAAGGCCGAGATTCGCGCGCCCACGGGATGGTGGCGGGATGGTCAGCGCCGGGCACGGATGGTAAGCTCCCTCATCACTCGCGGTTTCGAAGCCGAGGTCGCGATCGCCGCCGTCGATGAGCTGGCGGCTTCCCGGGAGAACAACCATGCGTTCGATGACCAGTAAGGAAATCCGGCAGGCGTTCCTCGACTACTTCGCCTCGAAGGGACATGAGGTCGTGGCTTCTTCGCCGTTGCTTCCC
It encodes the following:
- a CDS encoding recombination regulator RecX; its protein translation is MPRKKRSAYQIALDLLSRRDHFQNELVEKLRSRDVPADEIDAAIARCAQLDLINDHRVAERFVEIRAADRGWGPHRLAAELRQRGISAEDAERLSDLPADLAAAAMRTALRKAEIRAPTGWWRDGQRRARMVSSLITRGFEAEVAIAAVDELAASRENNHAFDDQ